Proteins from a single region of Aquirhabdus parva:
- the cysK gene encoding cysteine synthase A has product MTIAAQAPESVTKNSGIAVYNSNAESIGNTPLIRLNKLAPAGVTLLAKIESRNPAGSVKCRIGANLITDAEARGVLKKGVTIVEPTSGNTGIALAFVAAAKGYEIILTMPASMSLERRKVLKALGAKLVLTDAALGIKGSVDEAQRIKDRDPEKYFLPQQFENPANPEIHVKTTGPEIWEATGGKVDALVAGVGTGGTISGISRYFEQVKGQALHSVAVEPTESPLITQTRNGEPLKPAPHKIQGIGPNFLPKNLDLSIVDEVQTVSSDEAIAWSRRLASEEGILSGISAGAAVAAAVKVAERSEWQGKTIVVILPDSGERYLSSVLFAGLFDEE; this is encoded by the coding sequence ATGACTATAGCAGCCCAAGCTCCTGAATCCGTAACGAAAAATTCTGGCATTGCCGTCTACAACTCCAATGCCGAATCGATCGGTAACACCCCGCTGATCCGTCTAAATAAACTGGCACCAGCCGGTGTGACCCTACTCGCCAAGATCGAAAGCCGCAACCCTGCTGGTTCAGTTAAATGCCGAATCGGTGCCAATCTGATCACCGATGCCGAAGCACGAGGCGTCCTCAAAAAAGGCGTGACTATTGTCGAACCTACCAGTGGCAACACTGGTATTGCCCTTGCCTTTGTCGCTGCGGCAAAAGGCTATGAAATTATCCTGACTATGCCAGCCAGCATGAGTCTGGAGCGCCGTAAAGTGCTCAAAGCATTGGGCGCAAAACTCGTTCTAACCGATGCCGCACTTGGCATCAAAGGCTCTGTGGATGAAGCGCAGCGCATCAAAGACCGCGATCCTGAAAAATACTTCCTGCCCCAGCAGTTTGAAAACCCAGCTAACCCAGAAATCCACGTTAAAACTACCGGACCTGAGATTTGGGAAGCAACCGGCGGTAAAGTGGATGCTTTGGTTGCAGGTGTAGGTACGGGTGGAACCATCAGCGGCATATCGCGTTACTTCGAACAAGTAAAAGGTCAGGCATTGCATAGTGTTGCTGTCGAGCCTACTGAATCCCCCCTCATTACACAAACACGTAACGGCGAGCCGCTAAAACCAGCACCACATAAAATCCAAGGGATCGGTCCAAACTTCCTGCCCAAGAACCTCGATCTGTCGATCGTCGATGAAGTACAAACCGTCAGCAGCGATGAAGCGATTGCATGGTCTCGCCGCTTAGCCAGTGAGGAAGGAATCCTGAGCGGCATATCCGCAGGTGCTGCGGTTGCAGCAGCAGTTAAAGTCGCTGAGCGCTCAGAGTGGCAAGGCAAAACCATTGTGGTGATTCTGCCGGACTCTGGTGAACGCTATCTGTCATCTGTTCTGTTTGCAGGACTGTTTGACGAAGAGTAA
- a CDS encoding winged helix-turn-helix transcriptional regulator: MNTFTKSAHLPESNMDSTIPLSVAEQFIQACPSRQLIEVISNKWILYIIWALDSGTMRNNELLRKIEIISQKMLTQTLKEMIQHGWVIRTDYQTVPPHVDYRLSPLGMSLSEVLRPLDVWAAENIR; encoded by the coding sequence ATGAACACTTTTACAAAAAGCGCACATCTGCCTGAAAGCAACATGGATTCAACGATACCGCTCTCAGTGGCAGAGCAGTTCATCCAAGCCTGCCCATCACGGCAACTGATAGAGGTGATTTCCAATAAATGGATTCTGTATATCATCTGGGCATTGGATTCCGGCACGATGCGTAACAATGAGTTGCTGCGCAAAATCGAAATCATTTCACAGAAAATGCTGACGCAAACATTGAAAGAAATGATTCAACACGGATGGGTAATTCGGACGGATTATCAGACTGTGCCACCCCATGTGGACTATCGCTTGAGTCCTTTAGGGATGTCATTAAGCGAGGTTTTGCGGCCGCTTGATGTGTGGGCGGCGGAGAATATCAGGTAA
- a CDS encoding DMT family transporter — protein sequence MRTGLQVTIALSCLKINVGIRVMAWLFIAAAGMVEIAFVLLLKYSDGLTKLIPSVLCFIATFASIVLLAQGTKHIPIGTAYAVWAGLGSVGVTAVGIVFLQESPSPIRLMCIALIMTGIMGLKLSDVH from the coding sequence GTGCGTACTGGTCTACAAGTGACCATAGCGCTAAGCTGTCTGAAAATCAATGTGGGTATACGTGTTATGGCATGGCTTTTTATCGCAGCAGCAGGAATGGTAGAAATAGCCTTTGTGCTCCTGCTCAAATACTCCGATGGGCTCACCAAGCTCATCCCGAGCGTACTATGCTTCATTGCAACCTTTGCCAGTATCGTCTTGCTTGCTCAAGGCACAAAGCATATCCCTATTGGAACTGCATATGCCGTCTGGGCGGGATTAGGCTCTGTGGGCGTAACAGCTGTAGGCATTGTATTCTTGCAAGAAAGCCCCTCGCCGATCCGCCTCATGTGCATTGCTTTGATCATGACGGGGATTATGGGTTTGAAACTCAGTGACGTGCATTGA
- a CDS encoding MAPEG family protein translates to MHALSYAIYAMIAASVLPFITAGLSKLLGKFKLNDNHNPREFQKNLTGIAARAQAAQMNGYETLPVFLAAVLMAEYMVINQHVINQLAWTYVLLRIFYIVTYLADLATLRSIIWLLGFACPLLLLYMSATAG, encoded by the coding sequence ATGCACGCGCTCTCTTATGCCATCTATGCCATGATCGCCGCCAGCGTTCTGCCTTTTATCACGGCGGGACTCTCCAAGCTACTTGGCAAATTTAAGCTCAACGACAATCATAATCCCCGTGAATTTCAAAAGAACCTAACCGGCATCGCTGCGCGCGCCCAAGCCGCTCAAATGAACGGTTATGAAACCCTGCCTGTGTTTTTGGCTGCGGTGTTGATGGCGGAATATATGGTGATCAATCAACATGTGATAAATCAGCTGGCTTGGACCTACGTCTTACTGCGCATCTTTTACATCGTCACTTATCTTGCCGACTTGGCGACATTGCGCTCTATTATTTGGCTTTTGGGCTTTGCTTGTCCGCTACTGCTGCTCTACATGTCTGCAACTGCTGGTTAA